One stretch of Miscanthus floridulus cultivar M001 chromosome 18, ASM1932011v1, whole genome shotgun sequence DNA includes these proteins:
- the LOC136522849 gene encoding uncharacterized protein: MDWYAWLSRTGLAPSLTYEYGHLFSRNELEPGDAAHFDHDLLKSMGIAVAKHRLEILKLAKKQAGDGAEAAGAGASSAASRLARRATRCLSRCVRRLAGGGGGGGGGGRRRGGASSVTVVPRICSGDDAVRVGAVQRKSTDGGSATKKMVLMITDGVVAGAGGLRGGGGGGARLSASSQKASLMFHDCYHDDDEEHEEGEEDEDEEHEEGEEDEDEDGGAGDDDDIKWDSMFQDLKPT; encoded by the coding sequence ATGGACTGGTACGCATGGCTGTCGCGAACGGGGCTGGCGCCGTCACTGACGTACGAGTACGGGCACCTCTTCAGCCGGAACGAGCTGGAGCCCGGGGACGCGGCCCACTTCGACCACGACCTGCTCAAGAGCATGGGCATCGCCGTCGCCAAGCACCGCCTCGAGATCCTCAAGCTGGCCAAGAAGCAGGCCGGGGACGGCGCGGAGGCTGCGGGGGCGGGCGCCTCGTCGGCAGCCTCGCGGCTCGCGCGCAGGGCCACCAGGTGCCTGTCCCGGTGCGTGCGCCGGctggccggaggaggaggaggaggaggcggcggcgggaggAGGAGGGGCGGCGCGTCGTCGGTCACCGTCGTCCCGAGGATCTGCAGCGGCGACGACGCCGTCCGCGTCGGCGCCGTGCAGCGGAAGAGCACCGATGGCGGCAGCGCCACCAAGAAGATGGTGCTCATGATCACTGACGGCGTCGTCGCCGGAGCGGGCGGCctcaggggcggcggcggcggcggcgcgaggctGTCGGCGTCGTCTCAGAAGGCGAGCCTGATGTTCCATGATTGCtaccacgacgacgacgaggagcacgaggagggggaagaggacgaggacgaggagcacgaggagggggaagaggacgaggacgaggacggcggcgccggcgacgacgacgacatcaAGTGGGACTCCATGTTTCAGGACCTCAAACCCACGTGA